The Engystomops pustulosus chromosome 1, aEngPut4.maternal, whole genome shotgun sequence genome has a window encoding:
- the LOC140128453 gene encoding uncharacterized protein encodes MSSFITIENAKLMQKSLTCTAKEKKRQVTISDCMGHTKDPNIEILVPPFDDNLEANIPLVCYVSDFSHKEIKVDWLRNFEKHVSQVSEFKVLKGEDDLFSGIIKTNVSRKSWKDGDTYTCRVNNKGEIILHNISICSGSFVKPDVNLELPSNEDLMQDNGRVSCSVLGSNPDPYKTSLYFNNEDSNENKDGKTIISVTQDRWKSVKKVSCVVTKSACPFIKTKVSKDIAYTPREISSPNVQVMASCEKEIKGTSTLICLVSDFWPQDASVVWLNNGKILSNEGEDFTAMLNKNDMYFGKSEISVKWIEKDFYTCSVSHQGLHYLQNITKCSACQSSFEEPVVDLTLPSNEDLLNGNAKIKCSVRISNLDVSQVSLKLNKILTTKIPSFGVDNTLKNTYTATFTVSQDEWKGINTVTCVVKRPCTSIPAEVSKEIVPDGDILKPSFRDLFLAKEGTVSCRTNMVLADIQWIVNDKSRKAASKKSHIKLHNTTWIQSTIAISLTEWKEDITFSCKLNPPQESLQQQLTIVRRIDDMKVPTMHLLPPDQATAMNDFLLLTCLVVDFYPEDLFVIWKINDSLAKEEVSNVSQVNCNHNVKQCSAISQLLILKSEWIKGTTYSCLVAHISSDVYIIKNISAIPMTSEPNIQKPSFNEMLLFENITVHCRTSIRTNDMNWLLDKTEILTSSQRKDEQMLYKDTESVQVTIQIPLAELKTSSTQFCNEEFYNTTDPSMIKLPKVYLLPPVNERTKDEYLTLICLVNGFYPQDLFVTWKMNDTTIKQDFPHVKEVFCDPDNHVCSYVSQLPIVKEQWLGGMSYACLVAHFPSKYYSRSNISRPNDVNSPADIRNLYDDDGGEELGELEEINNVWTTTSTFIALFLVTLIYSGFVTFVKVK; translated from the exons TTTCAGATTGCATGGGCCATACCAAAGATCCCAACATTGAGATTTTGGTGCCCCCTTTTGATGATAACCTAGAGGCAAACATTCCTCTAGTCTGTTATGTGTCTGATTTTTCACATAAAGAAATCAAAGTAGATTGGCTCAGAAATTTTGAAAAACATGTATCCCAAGTAAGTGAATTTAAAGTTCTTAAAGGAGAAGATGATTTGTTTTCTGGAATAATAAAGACAAATGTCAGCAGAAAAAGTTGGAAAGATGGAGACACGTACACTTGTAGGGTGAACAATAAAGGAGAAATCATCCTGCATAATATTAGCATATGTTCAG GAAGTTTTGTAAAACCAGATGTCAACCTGGAATTACCTTCTAATGAAGATTTGATGCAAGACAATGGCAGAGTTAGTTGTTCTGTGTTGGGTAGCAATCCAGATCCATATAAAACCTCCTTATATTTTAACAATGAAGACAGTAATGAGAATAAGGACGGAAAAACTATAATAAGTGTCACCCAAGATCGTTGGAAATCTGTAAAAAAAGTCTCTTGTGTGGTGACAAAATCAGCTTGCCCTTTCATCAAAACGAAAGTATCAAAAGACATTG CTTACACTCCCAGAGAGATAAGTTCCCCCAACGTTCAAGTGATGGCATCCTGTGAGAAGGAGATTAAAGGAACTTCAACATTAATTTGCTTAGTCTCTGATTTCTGGCCACAAGATGCTTCTGTTGTGTGGTTAAATAATGGGAAAATACTTTCAAACGAAGGCGAGGACTTCACTGCCATGTTGAACAAAAATGACATGTACTTTGGAAAGAGTGAAATAAGTGTAAAATGGATTGAAAAGGATTTTTATACATGCAGTGTTTCTCACCAAGGTCTGCATTATCTTCAAAATATCACTAAATGTTCAG CTTGTCAAAGCAGTTTTGAGGAGCCTGTGGTAGACTTGACATTGCCTTCCAATGAAGATTTACTGAACGGCAATGCTAAAATAAAATGTTCAGTACGGATTAGCAATCTGGATGTGAGTCAGGTGTCTTTAAAACTTAACAAGATCTTAACAACGAAAATTCCATCCTTCGGAGTTGATAATACTTTAAAGAATACATATACAGCAACATTTACAGTATCCCAGGATGAATGGAAAGGGATTAACACAGTGACATGTGTGGTGAAACGGCCTTGCACGTCTATACCAGCAGAGGTATCTAAAGAAATTG TGCCTGATGGCGATATACTCAAGCCATCCTTTAGGGACCTCTTTCTTGCTAAAGAAGGAACCGTTTCCTGTAGAACCAATATGGTACTTGCTGATATACAGTGGATTGTGAACGATAAATCCAGAAAAGCAGCAAGCAAAAAAAGTCATATTAAACTTCACAACACAACATGGATACAAAGCACAATAGCAATCAGCTTGACAGAATGGAAGGAAGACATAACTTTCTCCTGTAAACTTAATCCACCTCAGGAGAGTCTGCAACAACAGCTGACCATTGTCAGGAGGATAG atgATATGAAGGTTCCGACCATGCATCTGCTGCCTCCTGACCAAGCAACAGCAATGAACGACTTTCTGTTGTTGACCTGTTTGGTGGTAGACTTTTATCCAGAAGATCTCTTTGTAATCTGGAAGATCAATGATTCTTTAGCCAAAGAGGAGGTTTCCAACGTCAGTCAAGTCAACTGTAACCACAATGTAAAACAATGCTCAGCCATAAGTCAACTCTTAATACTCAAGAGCGAGTGGATAAAAGGCACAACTTACTCCTGCCTTGTAGCCCACATCTCTTCAGATGTGTATATCATAAAGAACATCAGTGCTATTCCCATGACATCAG AACCTAATATACAGAAACCATCCTTCAATGAGATGCTTCTTTTTGAAAATATCACCGTCCATTGTAGAACCAGTATTAGAACGAATGATATGAACTGGCTACTCGATAAGACCGAAATACTTACATCCAGTCAGAGAAAAGATGAACAGATGCTGTATAAGGATACAGAATCAGTACAAGTTACAATACAAATCCCATTAGCAGAATTGAAAACAAGTTCGACACAATTTTGCAATGAAGAATTTTATAATACCACTG ACCCCAGTATGATAAAACTGCCAAAGGTCTATCTATTGCCCCCTGTCAATGAAAGAACAAAAGATGAATATCTAACATTGATTTGTCTGGTGAATGGATTTTATCCACAAGATCTTTTTGTGACTTGGAAGATGAATGATACTACAATCAAGCAAGACTTTCCTCATGTGAAGGAAGTTTTCTGTGATCCAGATAACCACGTGTGCTCCTATGTCAGTCAGTTACCCATCGTAAAGGAGCAGTGGCTGGGAGGAATGAGCTATGCATGCTTGGTGGCTCATTTTCCATCTAAATATTACAGCAGATCAAACATCAGCAGACCAAATG ATGTAAACTCACCTGCAGATATCCGTAATCTTTATGATGACGATGGTGGTGAAGAACTTGGGGAGCTGGAAGAAATCAACAATGTGTGGACAACAACGTCTACATTTATTGCTCTGTTCTTGGTAACATTGATCTACAGTGGCTTTGTCACATTTGTCAAG